One part of the Rutidosis leptorrhynchoides isolate AG116_Rl617_1_P2 chromosome 1, CSIRO_AGI_Rlap_v1, whole genome shotgun sequence genome encodes these proteins:
- the LOC139857351 gene encoding uncharacterized protein, protein MGCFISTPKDTGGKRRRPGNIGEVAVFVPGLRIPKPVDFNESIGDHLGKSLVERLSALRTRIVVMAGQEGPSITRTRRRSATQHGGSTLGDLLQALEDYLPVLLGLVKDGSPLQHKVQFTWINQEDDLEEMAMYSAWYEVLSVLHLMATLSMSQANLLLLPRTSNDGYLPKVTEESRRSAIDILLKAAGYLDCAVRHVLPQLPPELRRDLPVDLAEGVLRALCLQALGQSVDIQLGLAIDSTKATLAVKRRLACEMVKYWQQAQDNITNLPLANGWGEKHRFYVKWKYMEAKAGAYYYHRLILDEGNTEKSHGMAVSALQAADEFLKESKKTCEAFNIAVPISRTPPLWGTMKYLSEKIPKDTSSKVRINQDLYTYEKIMETAPTLPDFALALKPDEYQLPEVDSSWNHDNVNKGQIGNNKD, encoded by the exons ATGGGATGTTTTATATCAACTCCAAAGGATACGGGTGGCAAAAGGAGGAGGCCTGGAAACATTGGTGAAGTTGCGGTTTTTGTTCCTGGTTTAAGGATTCCGAAACCCGTGGACTTTAATGAGTCTATTGGTGACCATTTGGGCAAAAGTTTAGTGGAACGACTTTCTGCTCTTAGGACACGTATAGTTGTTATGGCAGGACAAGAAGGTCCGTCGATCACAAGAACACGTCGAAGAAGTGCTACGCAACATG GAGGCTCAACTTTAGGTGATCTTCTGCAAGCCCTCGAGGATTATTTGCCCGTCCTTTTAGGACTGGTTAAAGACG GAAGCCCATTACAACATAAAGTACAATTTACATGGATAAACCAAGAGGATGATTTAGAG GAAATGGCGATGTATAGTGCATGGTATGAAGTACTGTCGGTTTTGCACTTGATGGCTACGTTATCCATGTCACAAGCAAACCTGTTGCTTCTCCCAAGGACATCCAATGATGGTTATTTGCCTAAAGTAACAGAAG AAAGCAGGAGATCAGCAATTGATATTTTGTTAAAGGCTGCCGGATACCTTGATTGTGCAGTAAGGCACGTACTTCCACAGCTGCCACCGGAACTCAG GAGAGACCTGCCAGTAGACCTTGCTGAAGGCGTTTTAAGAGCACTCTGCCTTCAAGCTTTAGGCCAG AGTGTGGATATACAACTTGGGCTTGCAATTGATAGTACGAAAGCCACACTGGCAGTTAAACGAAGGCTTGCCTGTGAGATGGTCAAGTATTGGCAACAG GCCCAAGATAATATAACAAACCTTCCACTAGCTAATGGTTGGGGTGAGAAACACCGCTTTTATGTCAAGTGGAAATATATGGAAGCCAAG GCAGGCGCTTATTATTATCATAGGTTAATTCTTGATGAAGGTAACACAGAAAAATCACATGGAATGGCTGTATCTGCTTTACAAGCAGCAGATGAGTTTCTCAAAGAAAGCAAAAAAACATGTGAAGCTTTCAATATAGCAGTTCCTATCTCGAG AACTCCACCTCTTTGGGGAACAATGAAGTATCTCTCTGAAAAAATTCCAAAAGACACTTCTAGCAAGGTGCGGATCAACCAGGATTTATACACTTATGAAAA AATTATGGAAACGGCGCCAACGTTGCCCGACTTTGCTTTGGCTTTGAAACCAGATGAATATCAACTTCCTGAAGTTGATTCCTCATGGAACCATGATAATGTCAACAAGGGGCAAATAGGCAACAACAAAGATTAA